CGTGGGGGCCGGGCAGGCGGGCCTGGCGATGGGCTACCACCTGCAGCGGCTCGGCCTCCGCTTCGTCGTCCTCGAGAGGAACGCCGAGGTCGGGGCGAGCTGGCGGCAGCGGTGGGACTCGCTGAGGCTCTTCACGCCCGCGCGCTACGACGCGCTGCCCGGCCTGCCGTTCCCTCTCGCGCCCGAGTCGTACCCGGGCAAGGACGACGTCGCCGACTACCTGCGTCGGTACGCCGAGGTCTTCGACATCCCGGTCAGGACGAACACCGCCGTGACCCGGCTCGAGCCGGAGGGCGCCGGCTTCCGCCTCCAGACGGACGGGCCCGCGGTCCACGCCCACCAGGTCGTCGTGGCCACGGGGCCCTTCCAGCGGCCCGCGGTGCCGCCGTTCGCCGCGGGCCTCGACGACGCGGTCACGCAGCTGCACAGCGCGGAGTACCGCGGTCCCGAGGCGCTCCCGGACGGGGAGGTGCTGGTCGTGGGAGGCGGCAACTCGGGCGTGCAGATCGCCGTCGAGCTCGCCGCCACGCGCCGCGTTCACCTGTCCAGGTCGCGTCCCCTGCCGACGGTGCCGGCCCGCGTCCTCGGGAGGAGCCTCTTCTGGTGGCTCGAGACCCTGGGCCTCACCAGCGTGCCGGCCGACTCCGCGCTGGGCCGGCGGATGCGGCGCCACGACGACGTCGTCATCGGCACACGTACTCGCGACCTGGTCCGCGCGGGCGCCGTCGTTCCCCGGCCGCGGGCGGTGAGCGCGCGGGGCGACAGGGTCGCCTTCGCCGACGGCTCGCACCTGCCCGTCCGGACGGTCATGTGGGCGACGGGGTACCGGCCCGACTTCTCTTGGGTCCGCGCGCCGGTGCTGGACCCGCGAGGTGAGCCGGTGCACCGCCGCGGCGTGACCGCGGTCCCGGGCCTCTACTTCCTGGGGCTGCGGTGGCAGCACACGACCGGGTCGGCGCTCCTCGGCTGGGTGGACCGTGACGCCGCGTTCCTCGCCCAGGAGATCGCGAGGCGGAGCGCGGGACGCACCGACTAGCGACCGCGTCCGGCTCCGCCATGCGCCCACACCCGCGTCGGACGGCCGCACGCGAGGCCGACCTCTCTACATGCCTTGACAGGAATATTCATTGTCGAGTATACAGATAGGAGGGAGGGCCCCCGAGTCCCATGGAAGGAGACGGAGCTCAGACGACCGCGGCGGCGAGAGCGCGCATGCTGGCGACGCTGCGGGCCATCGCCGAGCCGAACCGGATGAGGATCGTCGAGCTGCTCAAGGCCGGACCCCTCAGCGTGGGCGAGATCGCCGAGAGGCTAGGCATGAGGCAGCCGCAGGCATCCAAGCACCTCAAGGTCCTCGGCGACAGCGGGGTAGTGACCGTGAGGGCCGAGGCGAACAGGCGC
This genomic window from Trueperaceae bacterium contains:
- a CDS encoding NAD(P)/FAD-dependent oxidoreductase encodes the protein MRPHGMPPDSPRERATAGPSVDEERFDVVVVGAGQAGLAMGYHLQRLGLRFVVLERNAEVGASWRQRWDSLRLFTPARYDALPGLPFPLAPESYPGKDDVADYLRRYAEVFDIPVRTNTAVTRLEPEGAGFRLQTDGPAVHAHQVVVATGPFQRPAVPPFAAGLDDAVTQLHSAEYRGPEALPDGEVLVVGGGNSGVQIAVELAATRRVHLSRSRPLPTVPARVLGRSLFWWLETLGLTSVPADSALGRRMRRHDDVVIGTRTRDLVRAGAVVPRPRAVSARGDRVAFADGSHLPVRTVMWATGYRPDFSWVRAPVLDPRGEPVHRRGVTAVPGLYFLGLRWQHTTGSALLGWVDRDAAFLAQEIARRSAGRTD
- a CDS encoding metalloregulator ArsR/SmtB family transcription factor; this encodes MEGDGAQTTAAARARMLATLRAIAEPNRMRIVELLKAGPLSVGEIAERLGMRQPQASKHLKVLGDSGVVTVRAEANRRIYSLSAVAFRTLEGWLETFRWTMEQRFDDLDAYLRRLQRGEARDED